A single window of Entomoplasma ellychniae DNA harbors:
- the rpsT gene encoding 30S ribosomal protein S20, which produces MPNIKSQKKRVLTNEKSRVENKAIRSEIRRAIKHAKHAKSEGAADAQTKITHAVCLIDKGLKKGILKDNKAAREKSRLMSA; this is translated from the coding sequence ATGCCAAATATTAAATCACAAAAAAAACGTGTTTTAACTAATGAAAAATCAAGAGTAGAAAATAAAGCTATTAGATCAGAAATTAGAAGAGCAATTAAACATGCTAAACACGCTAAAAGTGAAGGAGCAGCTGATGCTCAAACTAAAATTACTCATGCTGTATGCCTAATTGACAAAGGTCTAAAAAAAGGGATTTTAAAAGACAATAAAGCTGCTAGAGAAAAATCACGTTTAATGTCTGCTTAA
- the holA gene encoding DNA polymerase III subunit delta, protein MHFIYSSDHFLLSKTLNKLLKQLNNDQSYEVEKFSLIYNNLNEIYNSLVTISLFGYKKIIIIEDAWCFTEEKVTLNKSYSEEFIYQIIDSITDNIVIFTLNTDKISKRLKLSKYIEQKAELIHIKKMDDSQVIQYVKTFLFKQGKQIDLETATYLYNKVPNDMQSLSNELNKLSNLEVIEINKQTINANISKYIENDVFELAESFVKNDNKKFINLYKDYLLINDDIIGLIALIHTNLVFFRDVKILKEKLLSKEEIISSLKAHPFRVKLALSNNLNVASLNKKIKLIYTIQKGIINQNIDKENIAEYLFIKNMNNF, encoded by the coding sequence ATGCATTTCATTTATTCTAGTGATCACTTTTTGTTATCAAAAACTCTTAATAAACTACTTAAGCAATTAAACAATGATCAAAGTTATGAAGTCGAAAAGTTTTCTTTGATTTACAACAATTTAAATGAAATCTACAATAGTTTAGTTACGATTTCTTTATTTGGTTATAAAAAAATAATAATAATTGAAGATGCATGATGTTTTACAGAAGAAAAAGTAACTTTAAATAAATCTTATTCTGAAGAGTTTATATATCAAATAATTGATAGCATTACAGACAATATTGTAATTTTTACACTTAATACTGATAAGATATCTAAAAGATTAAAATTAAGTAAATATATTGAACAAAAAGCAGAATTAATTCACATTAAGAAGATGGATGATTCACAAGTTATTCAATATGTTAAAACGTTTTTATTCAAACAAGGTAAACAAATTGATTTAGAAACTGCAACTTATCTTTACAATAAAGTCCCAAATGATATGCAGAGTCTTTCTAACGAATTAAATAAACTATCAAATTTAGAAGTGATTGAAATAAATAAGCAAACAATAAACGCTAATATTAGCAAATATATTGAAAATGATGTTTTTGAACTTGCAGAAAGTTTTGTTAAAAATGATAATAAAAAATTCATTAATTTGTATAAAGATTATTTATTAATCAATGATGATATTATCGGTTTAATTGCTTTGATACACACTAATTTAGTTTTTTTCAGAGATGTAAAAATTTTAAAAGAAAAATTATTATCAAAAGAAGAAATAATATCTAGTTTAAAGGCTCACCCATTTAGAGTTAAGCTGGCTTTATCAAACAATCTAAATGTTGCATCTTTAAATAAAAAAATTAAGTTAATTTATACAATACAAAAAGGAATTATTAATCAAAATATTGATAAAGAAAACATAGCTGAATACTTATTTATTAAAAACATGAATAATTTTTAA
- the hisS gene encoding histidine--tRNA ligase produces MQKPKGTQDIFLKEAKKWRWLSNEFIDVLKKYNFNEIITPIFESKEVFVRGVGSETDVVQKEMFEFEDKSKRINVLRPELTAPVVRSFIENKMYANENLPLKFFYNGPAFRYERPQAGRYRQFNQFGIEVFGNDSLEQDIEIILLANKFIKTCKVDQLLSIEINYLISGDARKKYEIALLDEVNKIKEICADCEVRKEKNILRVLDCKIDGHKYKQLPKMSKYINETDKLRFEQIVSQLKTLNVNVKINEKLVRGLDYYTGIVFEVTNVKTSQAVIAGGRYNNLVENMGGPSIPAIGFAVGWERMLILIEENQTLKIEDNQLDVFIIPISDKGRIITNKLMNEMRDESIIVDTNWNISKLKNGFKASEKVLTKNLIIIGDESICTNAYEIKSKVSDKIVKVKYDEIISYLKLEKGCK; encoded by the coding sequence ATGCAAAAACCAAAAGGGACACAAGATATTTTTTTAAAAGAAGCAAAAAAATGAAGATGATTATCCAATGAATTTATTGATGTATTAAAAAAATACAATTTTAATGAAATAATAACTCCTATTTTTGAATCAAAAGAAGTTTTTGTTCGTGGTGTTGGGAGTGAAACTGATGTTGTACAAAAAGAAATGTTTGAATTTGAAGATAAGTCTAAAAGAATCAATGTTTTAAGACCTGAATTAACAGCTCCAGTCGTTAGGTCTTTTATTGAAAACAAAATGTATGCTAATGAAAATTTACCATTGAAATTCTTTTATAATGGTCCAGCTTTTAGATATGAAAGACCTCAAGCTGGAAGATACAGGCAATTCAATCAATTTGGGATTGAAGTTTTTGGCAATGATTCACTAGAACAAGATATTGAAATTATTTTATTAGCAAATAAATTCATTAAAACTTGTAAAGTTGATCAATTATTATCTATTGAAATAAATTATTTGATTAGTGGTGATGCTAGAAAAAAATATGAAATCGCATTGTTAGACGAAGTAAATAAAATTAAAGAAATTTGTGCTGATTGTGAAGTTAGAAAAGAAAAAAATATTTTAAGAGTTTTAGATTGTAAGATAGATGGTCACAAATACAAACAGTTACCTAAAATGTCTAAGTACATTAATGAAACAGACAAGTTAAGATTTGAACAAATAGTTAGTCAATTAAAGACATTAAATGTAAATGTCAAAATAAATGAAAAATTAGTTCGAGGTTTAGATTATTATACAGGTATTGTTTTTGAAGTAACAAATGTCAAAACTAGTCAAGCAGTTATTGCTGGTGGAAGATATAATAATTTAGTAGAAAACATGGGTGGACCTTCAATCCCTGCTATTGGATTTGCAGTTGGTTGAGAAAGAATGCTGATTTTAATTGAAGAAAATCAAACTTTAAAAATAGAGGATAATCAATTAGATGTTTTTATTATTCCTATTTCAGATAAAGGAAGAATCATAACTAATAAATTAATGAATGAAATGAGAGATGAAAGTATAATTGTTGATACTAACTGAAATATTTCTAAACTTAAAAATGGATTTAAAGCTTCAGAAAAAGTTTTAACAAAAAATCTTATAATAATTGGTGATGAAAGCATATGTACTAATGCATATGAAATAAAATCAAAAGTGTCAGACAAAATTGTAAAAGTAAAATATGATGAAATAATCTCATATTTAAAATTAGAGAAAGGGTGTAAATAA
- the aspS gene encoding aspartate--tRNA ligase, whose product MNRTHNCGELSIKNKGEEVILQGWVKKVRNIGQVAFIDLKDMYGVTQILVTDYKKDLLSDLKSEYVIKIIGTVIERKSKNLNLSTGEIEIELKDLEIINKSEITPFLIEDEVQVNEDTRMSYRYLDLRRPVIQKNIILRSTVNKTIRNEFDNLGFIEVETPIFGKSTPEGARDFLVPSRLNPNNFYALPQSPQLYKQLLMISGFDKYYQIARCFRDEDLRIDRQPEFSQLDMEMSFSSASQVQEIIEKVVKKVIKNTVNVDINEAFLKMTYKEAIDVYGVDKPDLRFNLHLKTLTEIFKSTNIHFFSNIKSIDSIRGIMVESLLSKKDLEILNEAANQKGFKSLAFIKHDNGNWSGSLASSLSDQEKEELIKVFEIKDQATILLNFGKYQKVSEMLGVVRNKAAEILGLTNKNDYKFLWVIDFPLFEWSEEEQKFVAAHNPFTMPHSSSIENFESDKQNAIADSYDLVLNGFELGSGSVRITNSEVQTRMFEAVGLDQKTIDNNFGWFINAYKYGAPIHAGFGLGIDRLTMILAHADSIRDVIAFPKNSKAHDLMNHAPGNVSQQQLDELYLKLIQKK is encoded by the coding sequence ATGAACCGAACACACAATTGTGGCGAACTTAGCATTAAAAATAAAGGTGAAGAAGTTATTCTTCAAGGATGAGTTAAAAAAGTTCGTAATATTGGACAAGTGGCATTTATTGATTTAAAGGACATGTATGGTGTTACTCAAATATTAGTTACTGATTATAAAAAAGATTTGCTTAGTGATTTAAAATCAGAGTATGTTATTAAAATCATTGGAACTGTAATTGAAAGAAAGTCAAAAAATTTAAACTTAAGCACTGGTGAAATTGAAATAGAATTAAAAGATTTAGAAATTATAAATAAGAGTGAAATTACACCATTTCTTATTGAAGATGAAGTTCAAGTTAATGAAGATACAAGAATGTCTTACAGATATTTAGATTTAAGAAGACCTGTTATTCAAAAAAATATAATTTTAAGATCTACTGTAAATAAGACTATTAGAAATGAATTTGACAATCTTGGTTTTATAGAAGTTGAGACACCTATATTTGGTAAATCTACTCCAGAGGGTGCAAGAGATTTTTTAGTTCCTTCAAGACTTAATCCAAATAATTTTTATGCTCTACCCCAATCACCTCAGCTATACAAACAACTATTGATGATTAGTGGTTTTGATAAATATTATCAAATTGCTAGATGTTTTAGAGATGAAGATTTAAGAATTGATAGACAACCCGAATTTTCTCAATTAGATATGGAAATGTCGTTTTCAAGTGCATCGCAAGTTCAAGAAATTATTGAAAAGGTTGTTAAAAAAGTTATTAAAAATACAGTTAATGTTGATATCAATGAAGCGTTTTTAAAAATGACTTACAAAGAAGCTATTGATGTATATGGGGTTGATAAGCCTGATTTAAGATTTAATTTGCATCTTAAAACTTTAACTGAGATATTCAAATCAACCAATATTCATTTTTTTTCCAATATAAAATCTATTGACTCTATTAGAGGAATTATGGTTGAAAGTTTATTGTCTAAAAAAGATTTAGAAATACTAAATGAAGCAGCTAACCAAAAAGGATTTAAATCACTTGCTTTTATTAAGCATGATAATGGTAATTGATCTGGGTCATTAGCTTCAAGTTTAAGTGATCAAGAAAAAGAAGAATTAATTAAGGTATTTGAAATAAAAGATCAAGCAACTATTTTGTTGAATTTTGGTAAATATCAAAAAGTATCTGAAATGCTAGGTGTGGTTAGAAATAAAGCAGCAGAAATATTAGGATTAACTAACAAAAATGATTATAAATTTTTGTGAGTTATCGACTTCCCTTTATTTGAATGAAGTGAAGAAGAACAAAAATTTGTAGCAGCTCATAATCCGTTTACAATGCCACACAGTTCATCTATTGAAAACTTCGAAAGCGATAAGCAAAATGCAATTGCTGATTCTTATGATTTAGTTTTAAATGGATTTGAATTAGGCAGTGGTTCTGTTCGAATTACAAATTCTGAAGTTCAAACTAGAATGTTTGAAGCTGTTGGACTAGATCAGAAAACAATCGACAATAATTTTGGTTGATTTATAAATGCTTATAAATATGGGGCTCCAATTCATGCAGGTTTTGGACTTGGAATTGATAGATTAACTATGATTTTAGCTCATGCTGACTCAATTAGGGATGTAATTGCTTTTCCAAAAAATTCAAAAGCACATGATTTAATGAACCATGCCCCAGGCAATGTTTCACAACAACAACTCGATGAGCTTTATTTAAAATTAATACAAAAAAAATAA
- a CDS encoding TIGR04561 family membrane protein, with amino-acid sequence MNNFFKPITIFGTNISFLTIFIIFMSLLVLSLVIFILNLIFKKKKGINDSSRKDLEINKIDEEINSIVKKYRIKNMEEKEVDNG; translated from the coding sequence ATGAATAATTTCTTTAAACCTATTACAATATTTGGAACAAATATTTCTTTTTTAACAATATTTATTATCTTTATGAGTTTGTTGGTTTTATCTTTAGTAATATTTATTTTAAACTTAATCTTCAAAAAGAAAAAAGGAATTAATGATAGCAGTAGAAAAGATTTAGAAATAAATAAAATTGATGAAGAAATCAATTCTATTGTAAAAAAATATAGAATTAAAAATATGGAAGAAAAAGAGGTAGACAATGGATAA
- a CDS encoding MSC_0882 family membrane protein translates to MDKELMNIDNKESNPLEVGNQFKDSVDQNINLNKNQNERYVNVVPDFSKEELDSVEIHSSIAKEIRMEKYKLTISILLSIIVLFLSTFFLALYFATKDVALGINKSSMPHPGITITGIALPIIVIIVNLIRLSHLTSDIKRYRAELIMGRERIPLFLLNTYKKIIKNYIYLNWICITIYLYSSIIAGVLFGINQAIKSPNINTTVIICLVILGVTIVFHILALIFNYKRKGNIDAYYGYEIVTIEQQLLLRKEANKFCMIFFFTILLIIGFVITIPILLVRKKQNKKLLWFI, encoded by the coding sequence ATGGATAAAGAACTTATGAACATAGATAATAAAGAATCTAATCCATTAGAAGTTGGAAATCAATTTAAAGATTCTGTAGATCAAAACATTAATTTGAATAAAAATCAAAATGAACGTTATGTAAATGTTGTACCAGATTTTTCTAAAGAGGAACTTGATAGTGTTGAAATTCATTCAAGTATTGCAAAAGAAATTAGAATGGAAAAATATAAGTTAACTATTTCTATTTTATTAAGCATAATAGTTTTATTTTTATCAACTTTCTTTTTAGCGCTATATTTTGCAACAAAAGATGTTGCTTTAGGTATTAATAAAAGTTCAATGCCACACCCGGGTATAACTATTACAGGTATAGCGCTACCAATTATTGTAATTATTGTTAATCTTATTCGCTTGAGTCATTTAACTTCTGATATCAAAAGATATAGAGCTGAATTGATCATGGGAAGAGAAAGAATTCCTTTGTTTTTATTAAATACATATAAAAAAATAATTAAAAATTACATTTACTTAAATTGAATATGTATAACAATATATTTATATTCAAGTATCATTGCTGGTGTTTTATTTGGAATTAATCAAGCCATCAAGTCACCAAACATTAATACAACTGTGATAATATGTTTAGTGATCTTGGGAGTTACAATAGTTTTTCACATTTTAGCTCTAATATTTAATTACAAAAGAAAAGGTAATATTGATGCTTATTATGGTTATGAAATAGTAACTATTGAACAACAATTATTGTTAAGAAAAGAAGCCAATAAGTTTTGTATGATTTTCTTTTTTACTATTCTTTTAATAATTGGGTTTGTAATTACAATTCCAATTTTATTAGTTAGAAAAAAACAAAACAAAAAGTTACTTTGATTTATATAA
- the rpsU gene encoding 30S ribosomal protein S21 — protein MASIKVHEGESIEKALKRFQKVASAQKAEARKREYHMNKKEKRIYKQKQNRKFK, from the coding sequence ATGGCAAGTATTAAAGTACATGAAGGTGAATCAATTGAAAAAGCACTTAAGCGTTTTCAAAAAGTAGCATCTGCTCAAAAAGCTGAAGCTAGAAAACGTGAATACCACATGAATAAAAAAGAAAAAAGAATCTACAAGCAAAAACAAAACCGTAAATTCAAGTAA
- the yihA gene encoding ribosome biogenesis GTP-binding protein YihA/YsxC produces the protein MFKQSVFIKSAADKSGWIEDEIPEILFVGRSNVGKSSFINSLANNKKLAKVANTPGKTRLLNFFDINNSLFRLVDAPGYGYAKIAKDAKMRFAEMMEEYFDKRENLKAIVMLVDLRHKPTKDDQEMYEFLKSSNKRVLIIGTKLDKLKRNEIVRNEKLIKETLNFNPKHAFIKVSNEHKIGLEESFELLIRLIKED, from the coding sequence ATGTTTAAACAAAGTGTTTTTATTAAATCAGCAGCTGATAAAAGCGGATGAATTGAAGATGAAATTCCCGAGATACTTTTTGTAGGTAGAAGTAATGTGGGTAAATCAAGTTTTATAAATTCATTAGCAAATAATAAAAAATTAGCAAAAGTAGCAAACACCCCAGGTAAAACTAGACTGTTAAATTTTTTTGATATAAACAATAGTCTTTTTAGATTGGTTGATGCACCAGGTTATGGGTATGCAAAAATAGCAAAAGATGCAAAAATGAGATTTGCTGAAATGATGGAAGAGTATTTTGATAAAAGAGAAAATTTGAAAGCAATTGTCATGTTAGTTGACTTACGTCATAAACCAACTAAAGATGATCAAGAAATGTATGAATTTTTAAAATCATCTAATAAAAGAGTTTTAATAATAGGAACTAAATTGGATAAGTTAAAAAGAAATGAAATTGTTAGAAATGAAAAATTAATAAAAGAAACTTTAAATTTTAATCCAAAACATGCATTCATAAAAGTTTCAAATGAACACAAAATTGGGTTAGAAGAAAGTTTTGAACTTTTAATAAGATTAATAAAGGAAGATTAA
- a CDS encoding cation-translocating P-type ATPase — protein MKKIESYKIKEVEVHFKSDFKNGLTEQEAQSRLQKDGKNELEIKKITPWWVILLHSFIEPLQVILMLAAIVSIIAPAAVNNWKVSLHDFVDFIVIMLIVIADAILETVQTVKARKSVDALKSLSKPRAVVLRNGNQKEIAASDLVVGDIVILEAGKYVPAELRIIESVDFMIDESILTGESVPVEKTHNPIKETNMLADMKNIAFMSTFTTAGRAIGVVIKTAKESEIGKISKAINDNDQEQTPLEKKLTKFSYWISCIAGIIGIIVFVSLFVTGKSENGAWISYLMVAITLAIGVIPESLAAVVSITLSFSTKRMAKNNVIVKKLSSVETLGSVNVICTDKTGTLTQNKMTVQKVIYNNKIVNAEEYIAENNKLQKDLLLKALVLPNDGVTEGEERIGDPTELALVDYAELMNIDEQKYRKMYQRIHELPFNSERKLMSTLNQVDDKKIIFTKGAIDQLLKVCKKIIIEDKIVPISESHKNEILKSSMNLSSDALRVLAFAYKETNNDLAKEEDLVFIGAVAMIDPVRKEAVWAIEQAKSAGIDVCMITGDHAITALAIARDLGLAFEKSQVISSDELEKMSDEELTDKIVNVRVFARVNPEHKVRIVSCLQNKGFIVSMTGDGVNDAPSLSKAEIGVAMGITGTDVAKQASDVILTDDNFATIMFGVNEGRNVYQKIKRSITLLMGFNLANVLSILIISLIIKVSPLEATNILFINLIVESCLAIAIGMGPLDNTLMKQKPVVGKNGLLKGLAFSILKIGVVSAVFTVLSFFIGMMATDTVYWAKKITELSAEQSWWQQIKLINSLQQLDDYIITGRTSMFITMVISPLLFAHLIKLSNWKADKKVSLLISKPLINASLIALVLSLAVMFIPLINDKVFKLMGFGTSEGWNANSVWVLFSALGIAFLPFISILLIDIVVFYSYHLSIANWDKNQKLVAELVEIDTKEFHNKEKK, from the coding sequence ATGAAAAAAATAGAGAGTTATAAAATAAAAGAAGTTGAAGTCCATTTTAAAAGTGATTTTAAAAATGGATTAACAGAACAAGAAGCGCAATCCAGACTGCAAAAAGATGGGAAAAATGAATTAGAAATTAAAAAAATAACTCCTTGATGAGTAATTTTATTACATTCTTTTATAGAACCACTTCAAGTTATTTTAATGTTAGCTGCTATTGTTTCTATAATTGCGCCTGCTGCTGTTAATAATTGAAAAGTTTCATTACATGATTTTGTTGATTTTATAGTTATTATGTTAATTGTTATAGCTGATGCTATTTTAGAAACTGTTCAAACGGTTAAAGCAAGAAAAAGCGTTGATGCTTTAAAGTCACTTTCTAAACCAAGAGCAGTAGTTTTAAGAAATGGTAATCAAAAAGAAATTGCTGCTAGTGACTTAGTTGTTGGCGATATTGTTATTTTAGAAGCTGGTAAATATGTGCCAGCTGAGTTAAGAATCATTGAATCAGTTGATTTTATGATTGATGAATCTATTTTAACTGGTGAATCAGTTCCCGTGGAAAAAACTCATAATCCAATTAAAGAAACTAACATGTTAGCTGACATGAAAAATATTGCTTTTATGTCTACTTTTACAACAGCTGGTAGAGCAATCGGGGTTGTAATTAAAACAGCAAAAGAAAGTGAAATTGGAAAAATTTCTAAAGCTATTAATGATAATGATCAAGAACAAACACCTTTAGAAAAAAAACTTACAAAATTTAGTTATTGAATTTCATGTATTGCTGGGATTATTGGAATTATAGTATTTGTTTCTTTATTTGTAACTGGTAAAAGTGAGAATGGAGCATGAATTAGCTATTTAATGGTTGCTATTACTTTAGCAATTGGAGTTATTCCTGAATCATTAGCAGCTGTTGTTTCTATTACATTATCTTTTTCAACAAAAAGAATGGCTAAGAATAATGTTATTGTTAAAAAATTATCTAGTGTTGAAACTTTAGGTTCGGTTAATGTTATATGTACTGATAAAACAGGAACATTAACCCAAAATAAAATGACAGTTCAAAAAGTTATTTACAATAATAAAATAGTCAATGCTGAAGAGTATATTGCAGAAAATAATAAATTGCAAAAAGATTTATTATTAAAAGCACTTGTATTACCAAATGATGGAGTTACTGAAGGTGAAGAAAGAATTGGTGACCCAACTGAGTTAGCTTTAGTTGACTATGCTGAATTAATGAATATTGATGAACAAAAATATAGAAAAATGTATCAAAGAATTCATGAGTTACCTTTTAATAGTGAAAGAAAATTAATGAGTACTTTAAACCAAGTAGATGATAAAAAAATAATTTTTACTAAAGGTGCTATTGATCAATTATTGAAAGTATGTAAAAAAATTATTATTGAAGATAAAATTGTACCTATATCTGAATCACACAAAAACGAAATATTAAAATCAAGTATGAATTTATCAAGTGATGCTCTTAGAGTTTTAGCTTTTGCTTACAAAGAAACTAATAATGATTTAGCCAAAGAAGAAGATTTAGTTTTTATTGGCGCTGTTGCTATGATTGATCCAGTTAGAAAAGAAGCTGTTTGAGCTATTGAACAAGCTAAGTCAGCTGGAATAGATGTTTGCATGATTACAGGTGATCATGCTATTACTGCACTTGCAATTGCTAGAGACTTAGGTTTGGCATTCGAAAAATCACAAGTTATTAGTTCTGATGAATTGGAAAAAATGAGTGATGAAGAATTAACTGATAAAATTGTCAATGTTAGAGTATTTGCAAGAGTTAATCCAGAACATAAAGTAAGAATTGTATCTTGTTTACAAAATAAAGGTTTTATAGTCTCTATGACTGGAGATGGAGTTAATGATGCGCCTTCATTATCAAAAGCTGAAATTGGGGTTGCTATGGGTATTACAGGTACTGATGTTGCCAAACAAGCAAGTGATGTAATATTGACTGATGATAATTTTGCAACAATTATGTTTGGTGTAAACGAAGGAAGAAATGTTTATCAAAAAATAAAAAGATCAATAACGTTATTAATGGGATTTAATTTAGCTAACGTGTTATCGATATTAATAATTTCATTAATAATTAAAGTTTCTCCTCTAGAAGCCACAAATATTTTATTTATTAATTTAATTGTAGAATCATGTTTAGCAATTGCAATTGGTATGGGTCCATTAGACAATACTTTAATGAAGCAAAAACCAGTAGTTGGTAAAAATGGTTTGTTAAAAGGTTTAGCATTCTCTATTTTAAAAATAGGGGTTGTATCTGCTGTTTTCACAGTTTTATCTTTCTTTATAGGAATGATGGCAACAGACACTGTTTATTGAGCAAAAAAAATAACTGAATTATCAGCAGAGCAATCATGATGACAACAAATTAAACTCATTAATTCACTTCAACAATTAGACGATTATATAATAACGGGTAGAACAAGTATGTTTATTACTATGGTGATTTCACCATTACTATTTGCTCATTTAATAAAATTGTCAAATTGAAAAGCAGATAAAAAAGTAAGTTTATTAATTTCAAAACCTTTAATAAATGCTTCTTTAATAGCTTTAGTATTATCTTTAGCTGTAATGTTTATTCCTTTAATTAATGACAAAGTTTTCAAGTTAATGGGATTTGGAACTAGTGAAGGATGAAATGCAAATAGTGTTTGAGTTTTATTTTCAGCTTTAGGAATTGCATTTTTACCATTTATAAGTATTTTATTAATTGACATTGTAGTTTTTTATTCATACCACTTATCAATTGCTAATTGAGATAAAAATCAAAAACTTGTAGCAGAGTTAGTTGAAATAGACACAAAAGAATTTCATAACAAAGAGAAAAAATAA
- a CDS encoding FAD-dependent oxidoreductase: MKTIIIGGSATGMGVAAKLKRLDPKNEIIVIQDKEYVSLGACGIPYFVGDNFSNPETLIARTVEKFEETGVKVIKNTKVDNVNFESKEVFFNNESLKYDKLVIAVGSKPIIPSIKNVNANNIFTVNSKEDGIIIKNKITKESKVLIIGSGLIGLEMVENIYNSKHSKITIIEKADKILKNIFDEEFSDLVENKIHDKNITLIKNDEVIEFLVDNKNNVTHAKTRNGETIQCDSVILSIGVLPNTQLFKKTNLEMELNGAIKINQYCETNIADVFAGGDCCSSLSFLYKNTKTFYLATIAHKQAKIIADNINQSMSNQFMGGLGTTIIRFFDLELARSGENRTFMENQKIKTREILIKDKDHTNYVSDQEDLWLKIIVDNNTNEIINVQLAGKNKSVLRIYGLVSLIWSRVKVDHSLEQIDLPYSPPFSRTTDIIHIALSKLV; the protein is encoded by the coding sequence ATGAAAACCATAATAATTGGAGGATCTGCCACAGGGATGGGAGTTGCTGCAAAACTTAAAAGATTAGACCCAAAAAATGAAATTATTGTTATTCAAGACAAAGAATATGTATCACTGGGAGCTTGTGGAATACCTTATTTTGTGGGTGATAATTTTTCTAACCCTGAAACCTTAATTGCTAGAACAGTTGAAAAATTTGAAGAAACCGGAGTTAAGGTTATAAAAAATACTAAAGTAGATAATGTTAATTTTGAAAGCAAAGAAGTATTTTTTAATAATGAATCTTTAAAGTATGATAAATTAGTTATAGCTGTTGGGTCCAAACCTATAATACCATCCATTAAAAATGTTAATGCAAATAACATATTCACTGTTAACTCAAAAGAAGATGGAATAATAATTAAAAATAAAATAACAAAAGAAAGCAAAGTTTTAATTATAGGTTCTGGATTAATAGGTTTAGAGATGGTTGAAAATATTTATAATAGTAAACATTCAAAAATAACCATTATAGAAAAAGCGGATAAAATTCTTAAAAATATTTTTGATGAGGAGTTTAGTGATTTAGTTGAAAATAAAATTCACGATAAAAATATTACTCTTATAAAAAATGATGAAGTTATTGAATTTTTAGTTGATAATAAAAACAATGTAACTCATGCTAAGACACGAAATGGTGAAACTATTCAATGTGACAGTGTTATTTTAAGTATTGGTGTTTTACCAAATACGCAATTGTTTAAAAAAACAAATTTAGAAATGGAATTAAATGGTGCTATTAAAATTAATCAATATTGTGAAACTAATATAGCAGATGTTTTTGCTGGTGGTGATTGTTGCAGTAGTCTAAGTTTCTTGTATAAAAACACAAAAACTTTTTACTTAGCTACAATAGCACACAAACAAGCAAAAATAATAGCTGATAATATAAATCAATCAATGTCAAATCAGTTTATGGGCGGATTAGGTACAACTATAATTAGATTTTTTGATCTTGAGTTAGCTCGAAGTGGAGAAAACAGAACTTTTATGGAAAACCAAAAAATTAAAACAAGAGAAATTTTAATCAAAGATAAAGATCATACTAATTATGTTAGTGATCAAGAAGATTTATGACTAAAAATAATAGTTGATAATAATACAAATGAAATTATAAATGTTCAACTAGCAGGTAAAAATAAATCTGTTTTGAGAATATATGGATTAGTTAGTTTAATTTGATCAAGAGTTAAAGTTGATCATTCTTTAGAACAAATAGATTTACCATATTCTCCACCGTTTTCAAGAACAACAGATATAATACATATAGCTTTAAGTAAGTTAGTGTAA